GTTGATCACTTCACCGCGATCATCAACCCGCCGAACGCAGCGATCCTCGCGGTCGGGCAGGCCATCGAGAAGCCGTTCATCGAGCGTGACGAGAACGGCGAGCCCGAACTCGTCATCGGACACGAGATGTCCATGACCATGTCGTCCGATCACCGCATCATTGATGGTGCGATGGCAGCAGCCTATCTCAGTGCTGTCAAGGATCTGCTCGAACGTCCGGCAACATTGCTCGTCTAAGCCTGTCTGACGACACGCAATCCATCGGTTACACTCTTGTCAGCACCCGCATCAAAGTGCGAGCGTGCTTTGACGCGCAACGGATGGGTCCTATGAATAAGAACAGAGCAACAAAGGTCGCGATGAGTGCCATGATCCTGCTGGGCACAGGCCTGCTGTTCTTTCTGCTGCTCCCTGTCGCTCGGAACGTATCGCTGCTGATCCTGCTGTTCGGCATCGGCGCGCTCATAATCCCATTCGTGCTGATGAGCAAGCCGGAAAACGCCGCATCGTGCGATCCCAATGGATGCGACGGAAGGAGCGTCTCATGCTATAGCGGCCCGGGCACAGTGGGCAATCTGAGCAGGAAGAAACCACTGCCCACGCACACAAACTACACCACGGATCCTTCCGATCCCTTTGTTGCAGGCAGAATCAGCGGATCGGTATCACTCGATGCAGAGAGCGAGTAACACGAGGTCAATCAATCCTCACCAGAATCGGCATCATCATTTGTAGCATCTGCCTCTTGATGATCACCAAATATCGCAGAGCCGACACGAATGAGATTCGCACCACACTCAATGCCGATCTCATAGTCGTTGCTCATGCCCATCGAGAGCAGATTAAACTGCCCTTCGCTGATATCGAGCTTGCCGATATCCTCGAAGAGATCACGCGTGCGTTCGAAACACTCGCGCGTTTTCGAGAGAAACTCCTGGTGCGATTCACCCTCGACCGGCGTCGGGCCCATTGTCATCAACCCACGCACGCGCACATACACCATCGTGTCGATCTGCTCTGCGAGATATTTCGCAGCCGGAAGCGGACACCCTTCCTTCGATTCCTCGCCTGTTGAGTTCACCTGCAGCAACACCTCGACCGTTGTATCGTGCTTCATCGCGTACTGCTGAACTTCTTCAGCAAGCCGTAGTGAGTCTGCTGAATGCAACAGTCGAACGACTTCCAACGTCTTCTTCACTTTGTTGCGCTGGAGATGTCCGATCATGTGCCAGCGAACCGGATGCCCCGCGTGCTCCTGCTCGGGATCGTCCTTGAAGAGTGAGCTGAGCTCGCGGCGCGTCTGCACGAGGATGTCACGACGCTTGACGTGCTCTTCCATCATCGCGGCACGCTGGATGAGTTGCTGCGCACGGTTCTCGCCAAAGTCCGAGTGACCCAAGTTGTAGACAGCCTTGATCTGGTCGGGCGACGCGTACTTTGTGACTGCCACCGTGATGATGTCCTGCGCCCTGCGACCCGATCGCTTGGCAGCATTTGCTACATTCTCCAGCACCTGCTCATACCGTTGCTTGAGCGCCTCACCCGTGATCTCTGGAGTTCCATCCTTTGCAGTGTCGTCAATGTCGGCTGATGTTCGCTTTGCTGTCGTCGTGCCCATGAAAACCTCCCGACCGAGACGTACATCCGCGACACGTCGCTGCATCGCACGGAAACCAACATGCAGGGTACGTCTGTTCCTCCCGCGCCGGCTACGAAGAATCCAAGAAACAGGAACCTTCCCAACGGAGCATATCGCGGGCTATCCTCGCAAATGGCAGACAACTCCACACGCTCTGATACACGTAAACCCGCTGTGCTCATCATACGTGACGGCTGGGGGGAAAACCCTTACGCCTCGCACGATACATTCAACGCCGTAAAACTCGCGTGCACACCCATCGATGAACAGCTGAAACGGGATTGGCCGTGGACACTGATCAAAACTTGTGGCGAGGATGTTGGGCTGAATGATGGCACCGTCGGCAACAGCGAGGTCGGCCACCAGAACATTGGCGCGGGTCGCATTGTCGATCAGATGTCAGTAAAGATTACCAAAGCGGTCCGCGACAGATCGTTCTTCTCAAACACTGCCCTTACCGAGGGCATTGTAAAGGCACGCGATGCGGACGCGAGTGTCCACATCCTCGGGCTTGCATCAAACGCGGGTGTGCACAGCCTACTGAACCACTTGTACGCATCAATCGAGTTGTGCAAAGAACTCAATATGCACAATGTTGTGTTGCACCTGTTTACCGATGGTCGCGACAGCGGCCCATTCTCGGGTGAAAAGTACATCGCCGAGATCGAGGCAAAGCTGAAAGAGATTGGCATCGGACGCATCGCATCGATCTGCGGTCGGTACTACGCGATGGACCGTGACAACCGATGGGAGCGGGTGCAACTCGCGTACGATCTGCTGACAGGTCAGCACGGTAACACACCCGCATTTGCCACCGCGCACGACGCGCTCAATCACTACTACGAGCATCCAACCAGCGAAGCACTCAAAAGCGACGAGTTCGTGACCCCGCGCATTGTCGGCGATCCTGCGCCGGTGCGCGACAACGACACTGTCATCTTCTTTAACTTCCGCGGCGATCGTCCGCGGGAACTCACCCGTGCGTTCGTCATGGATGAGTTTCACGGGAACGTCAAACCCTCACCCGACACTGGAAACAAAGGGTTCGATCGCGGCAGGAAGATCAACCTCTCCGCGTACATCACAATGACCTCGTACGAGGATGAGCTGAAACCACTGGTCTCAGTTGCGTTCGAACGCCCACCCAAGATGGCAAACATCATGGGCGAGTACATCAGCTCACTAGGGCTCTCACAGTTCCGCTGCGCCGAAACAGAAAAGTACCCACACGTCACATTTTTCTTCAACGACTACCGCGATGAACCGTTCGCTGGCGAGTATCGCAATAACCCGCAGTCGCCCCGCGTTGCAACGTACGACCTCGCGCCCGAGATGGCAGCCGAGGAAGTGTGCCAGGCAGTGCTCGATCGACTTCGCGCAAGCGACTGCGAGGACCTGCTGATCGTCAACTTCGCAAACGCCGACATGGTCGGACACACGGGCAAGCTCGATGCGTGCATCAAAGCCTGCGAAAAGGTCGATGAGTGCGTCGGTCATATTGTCAGCGCGACACTCGAACGAGACAGCAACTGTATTGTCACAGCAGATCACGGCAACGCCGAGCAGATGTGGCAGCCCGACGCAAACTCCCCGCACACCGCGCACACGATGTACGATGTGGCGTGTATCGTCATTGGTGAGAACGTGAGGCGTGCAACACTCCGAGGTGACACCGACATCAACGGCTGGTTCAATGAGCACGTGCGCGCACATCGCGGCAGACTCGCCGACCTGATGCCGACACTCCTTCACATGATGGGACTGGAGCAACCGAGAGAAATGACCGGCCAGTCACTTATTCTGGAGTAACGAGTTCGCCTTCGAGTGTCGTGCTGATCCGATCAATGATCGTGTGCGCTTCAGCAATCGACGCGTTGCGCGATTGGGGCATCGTCTTCTTATAGATCCACGGAAGCGGCAAAATTGTCAATGGCAGATACCACAGATACGTGTTGAAATCGTACCAGCCGAACCACGTGCGAAGCATCGAATCGGTCAGCCACACGCCCGGCCAAATAGAAAGCACCATCAGCACCCAAAAGATGAGCGGGAGCGTCGGTTTCATCTTCAGCGAGAATCCGATTGTATTCTCACTCGCACGTGAACCAATGAGCGACGAGTCGAACGGCTGACCGAACGCATCGCACTCGAAGAGCCCGCGTCCGCCTTGCTTATACCCAGCAAGTTTGCCGCGACGCGACAATGCTGACAACCGTTCGACGACATCGCTATCGGACAGAGAAGTCCTGACAGACGGCAGCATCCCTGCATGTTGTGTTGGCTCTGACATGCGCTTCCCCACGAGAGTTATCGCCTGAATCATATGGACAATGCAACCTGTTCCGGTTAATCAGGCAGAATCTGCGCCAACCATTGTAACAGCCCGCGGTATTCCTTGCATACCGGCAATGCTCGCGCATGCTGATGGCGCTGAGGTGGGAGAACCCAGCCTCACTCGCACTGTGGCATAGAGCTTGACCATGAAACACAACACAAAACAGGATGAAACAGACGCACTTGCGATTCATCTGCCCGAAGAGGGGCTCGATCGGATCAACTGGCGGTCCATGACGCTCAAGGGCGACACGGACATGATTATCCGTCACCCCACCCATCACGAAAAGCCGGACCATCCCATCACACAGCCGGAAGACCCGCGTTGGGTCCTTGCGCTCCAGGCCCATTCCAAACTCGAGGGTGGACGCATCGGCGCAATCTCACCCGAGAACCGCGAGAAACTCGTGGAGATGGGGAAGCAGTTTGGATTGCGCCCCTTCGATGTGCAACTTGTAATCGCGATCGTACAGGACAACGCACGTCAGGGGTTTGAGTCACTCAGCACCGACGCGACGCACCGACTCTCGTGCGTGCAGCGCGTAGCAACGCCCAGCGTGCGCAACTTCCAGATCGCGGTGATGCTGATGGCATCGCTCTCGCTCGGCGTGCTCGCAGCTGCCATGTTTGTGGTGTGGATGACCCGCTGAAGAAGTCGCTGACTTACTCCACAATCTTGAATAGTCGCCCTGTCTTGTGATCGAACAGGTAGAGCTCACCCGCCGGATCCTTGCCAAAGCTCGAGATGGAAAGATTCATCCCCGTGTCGCCAAACGCGGGCTTGAACGCGTCTGTGTGTTCTACAACATCGTCAGCGCGTGCATTCTCACCCTCACCA
Above is a genomic segment from Phycisphaeraceae bacterium containing:
- a CDS encoding YggS family pyridoxal phosphate-dependent enzyme, with the protein product MGTTTAKRTSADIDDTAKDGTPEITGEALKQRYEQVLENVANAAKRSGRRAQDIITVAVTKYASPDQIKAVYNLGHSDFGENRAQQLIQRAAMMEEHVKRRDILVQTRRELSSLFKDDPEQEHAGHPVRWHMIGHLQRNKVKKTLEVVRLLHSADSLRLAEEVQQYAMKHDTTVEVLLQVNSTGEESKEGCPLPAAKYLAEQIDTMVYVRVRGLMTMGPTPVEGESHQEFLSKTRECFERTRDLFEDIGKLDISEGQFNLLSMGMSNDYEIGIECGANLIRVGSAIFGDHQEADATNDDADSGED
- a CDS encoding 2,3-bisphosphoglycerate-independent phosphoglycerate mutase codes for the protein MADNSTRSDTRKPAVLIIRDGWGENPYASHDTFNAVKLACTPIDEQLKRDWPWTLIKTCGEDVGLNDGTVGNSEVGHQNIGAGRIVDQMSVKITKAVRDRSFFSNTALTEGIVKARDADASVHILGLASNAGVHSLLNHLYASIELCKELNMHNVVLHLFTDGRDSGPFSGEKYIAEIEAKLKEIGIGRIASICGRYYAMDRDNRWERVQLAYDLLTGQHGNTPAFATAHDALNHYYEHPTSEALKSDEFVTPRIVGDPAPVRDNDTVIFFNFRGDRPRELTRAFVMDEFHGNVKPSPDTGNKGFDRGRKINLSAYITMTSYEDELKPLVSVAFERPPKMANIMGEYISSLGLSQFRCAETEKYPHVTFFFNDYRDEPFAGEYRNNPQSPRVATYDLAPEMAAEEVCQAVLDRLRASDCEDLLIVNFANADMVGHTGKLDACIKACEKVDECVGHIVSATLERDSNCIVTADHGNAEQMWQPDANSPHTAHTMYDVACIVIGENVRRATLRGDTDINGWFNEHVRAHRGRLADLMPTLLHMMGLEQPREMTGQSLILE